GCGCCCTGCTCAACATTCCCGCGAACTACCATGTCCTGTTCCTGCAGGGCGGTGCAAGCCTGCAGTTCTCGATGGTACCCATGAACATCATGAAGCCTGGCGGAAAGGCCGACTACATCATCACCGGCGCGTGGTCGAAGAAGGCCATGAAAGAGGCGAAGCGCGTGGGCACCTGCAACGTCGCGGCCTCCACCGAGAGCGAGAGCTTCACCCGCATCCCCACCCAGGCTGAGCTGAAGCTCGACCCCGAAGCCGACTACGTGCACTTCACCTCGAACAACACCATCTTCGGCACCCAGTGGAAGACCGAGCCCGAGGTGGGCCATGTGCCCCTCGTGTGCGACGCCTCGTCCGACATCATGTGGCGCCCCCTCGACATCAACAAGTACGGCCTCATCTACGCCGGCGCGCAGAAGAACATCGGCCCCTCGGGCGTCACCCTGGTCATCGTGCGCGACGACCTCATCGCACGGTGCGACCCGAACCTGCACACCATGCTCAGCTTCAAGACCCACGTCGACAACAACTCGCTGTACAACACCCCGCCCGTGTTCGGCATCTACATGATCGGCCTCGTCGGCAAGTACCTGCGCAGCATCGGCGGTCTCGAAGCCATGCAGGCGCTCAACGAGAAGAAGGCGGGCATCCTGTATGATGCCATCGACGGCAGCGGCGGCTACTATCGCGGAACCGCACAGACCAGCAGCCGCTCGCTGATGAACGTCACCTTCCGGCTCCCCTCAGAAGACCTCGAGAAGAAGTTCAACAGCGAAGCCACCGCGGCCGGCTTCGACGGCCTCAAGGGACACCGCGACGTAGGCGGCATGCGCGCCTCCATCTACAACGCCTTCCCCATCGAGGGGGTCGAGGCCCTGGTGACCTTCATGGCCGACTTCCAGAAGAAGAACGGCTGACGCCCCGTGCAGGCGGAGACGCGCCTCGAACCCATCGTCGTCACGTCGCCCTTCGATGGGCGCACCCTCGGCACCGTGCCTGCGGCGTCGACCGATGACGTGCGGGCCGCCATCGGCCGTGCCGACGCGGCCGCAGAGGGCTGGGCCGACCTCGGGGTCGACGCGCGTCTTCGCCTGCTCACCGCTGCTCGAGGGGTGCTGCTCGCCCGAAAAGACGAACTGGCTCGCCTCGTGGCTTCAGAGCAAGGCAAACCCGTGATGGAAGCCCTGGTGGCGGAGATCATGAGCGGGCTGAGCGCGCTGACCTACTACATCCACGAGACCCCGAAGCTGCTCGCTGACGCTCCCCGCCGCCATCGGCTCCCCTTCCTGGCCGACAAGCACGCCCGCCTCGAGGTGCGCCCACGAGGGGTGACCAGCGTGCTCTCTCCCTGGAACTACCCCTTCGCCATTCCCTTCTGCGAGATCGCCGCCAACCTTGCGGCAGGCAACGTGGTGCTGCTGCGCCCTTCAACGAGCACACCCCTCATCGCTCTGGCGCTGATCGACATCTTCCACGCCGCCGGCGTGCCGCGAGACGTTCTGCAGGTCATCACCTGTCGGACGCGCGAGGCCGACCCCTTGGTCACCGACCCCCGCGTTCGCCTGCTCATCTTCACCGGAAGCACGGCAGTGGGACGAGAGCTCATGGGCCGGGCATCGAAGACCCTCTGTCGCACCGTGCTCGAGCTGGGCGGCAAGGACCCCTTCATCGTCTTTGCCGATGCGCCCCTCGAGCGCGCCTCGCGCTGCGCCGTATGGTCTGCCTTCATGAACGCGGGGCAGACCTGCTCGTCGACCGAGCGCGTCTACGTGCATCGCTCGGTGATCGAACGCTTCACCGAACGCGTGGTCGAGCTCACCCGCGCGTTGCGCGTGGGAGACCCGCTGGCGCCAGGCACAGACGTAGGCCCGATGACCACCGCCGACGGGGTCGCCACCGTAGAGGCCCAGGTTGCCGACGCCCTGGCCCACGGGGCTGAGGTCGTCATTGGCGGAACCCGAGGCGAAGGGCGGTTCTTTGCGCCCACCGTTCTGCGCAACGTCACCCACGAGATGCGCGTGATGCGCGACGAGACCTTTGGGCCGCTGCTTCCCATCATGGCGTTCGACAGCGAAGACGAAGCCATCCGCCTCGCAAACGCCTGCGACTACGGGCTCACCGCATCGGTCTGGACCGCCGATCGCACGCTGGCGCGTCGCGTGACGCGACGTCTCGAATCCGGCACGGTCACCGTGAACGACGCCAACTTCACCTTCGCCGAAGCGGGTGCGCCCTGGGGCGGGCCCAAGGGTTCCGGCATCGGCCGCACCCACGGCCCCGAGGGCTTTGCCGAGCTGGTCGAGGTGAAGTTCGTCTCTGAAGACTGGAGCATGCGCAACCGTCAGCTCTGGTGGTTCCCCTACGAGCCCGCGCGCACCCGATTGTTCTCGACCTCATTCGAGCTGCTCTTCTCACCCTCGCTCACGACGCGCGTCGCCAGTCTCGTCGGCCTGGTTCCGTGGATGCCCCTGCTGGCCCGAGAAGCAGATCTACCGGTGATCTTGTCGCGCATCCCCCGCATGCTCACCGACTGAGGCCCTGCTTGCGTCTCAAGCGGCGCTCCTCCCCTCAGTCAGACGACTGACGGTGGGTGACGATGAACCGATCGAGCTCGCGCCCGTCCATGCCGATCTGTTGCACGAGCACGCGCCTCGCCGACACATCGACCGCGGTGAACGACCACTCTTCAGTGATGTATCGCGCCGTGAAGGGCTGCCACTGCTTCGGCTGGGCCTGACGCTTCACGTTTGCCAGGGGTGGTCCTCCCCCGCCGGTCACGATGTAGATGGGACCGTCCGGACACGTGCTCTTCTGTCCGTCGTAGACGAGGTCGAGCTTGAACGTGCCGGCCACCGACAGGTTTCGTGAGATCCATCGCCCGTCTGGCTGGCGCCGTGCCTCGAAGCGCGTTGGACGAGATCGCTGGTAGTTGTGGATGTGGCCGCTGAAGACCAGATCCGCCCTCCCCTTCTCGAGAACGTCGACGAGGACACGCATCCACTGGTCTTGCGTCTTGAGCGCCGATGACTGAAACGGCGGGTGATGAAAGACCACGAAACGCCAGGCGGCGTCTCTTGCCCGCTCGAGATCGTCGGCCACCCACCTGCGCAGCGTGGGGTCGGTCCAGTCGACGTAGGGGTTCGAATCGAGCATCAACCAGTGTGCCGCCCCCCAGTCGAACGAGAAGTTCCCCATTCCGGGGAACCGCTCTCCCGCCGCATCCTTGAATGCGCTGACAAAAGGCGCACCACCCACGACAGGGGGCTGGGCGGCGCGAGGTCCGTCGCTGGGCTGAACCCAGCTGTAGTAGTACGCCAGCGAATCGCTGCGGTGCGACAGGTTGATGGGACTTCTGCGCGTTGCGGGGATATCGTGATTGCCCGCAACGGCGGCTACCGGCACCGATCGCATGAGCGGCACGCCCTTCAGGGGTGAGACGCGGTCGCTGTTGTAGACGGGAAAGAAGTTGCGCAGGTAGTCGAACTGGGTTCCACGCGGGTAGGCGATGTCGCCTGGGATGACCATGAGCCCAGGCTGCGTCTTGAAGATGGCGCTCGCCACGCCGCGCTCAGAACCGGAGCCGTCGCCGATATCGCCAAGCACCACTGCGTGGAAGTCTCCGCCCGCACGCGGAGGCGCCACCCCGCTGGCGCGGAAGACCTCACGCCGGTTTCGCGTCACCACGTACTGGAAGCGCTGCTCGGGCACCAGGGGGGTGAGCGCAGCGGTGAGCTGGCGCTGTGGCGCGTCCCCGACGGTCAAGCGGCGTTCGGTGGTCAGGCACGAGACCGCGGGGTCGCCACCCACGCGGAGCGTGACAGCCCACGAAGCCTCTTCATCGGGCACCATCCAGACGAGGGTCAGCCGCGTAGGGTCAGGTCGGGCACCGATCTGAAGGTAGGGCTTGACGACGAATGCAGGCGACTGCGCTCGAGCCGCGACTGGGATGCAGAGCAACGCCAGTACAAGCAGAGCGCGAAGGGGTCTTGGCGCCAAATGTCAGCGACGATCTCGGTCTCGATCTCGGTCGGAGCCGCTGCCCGACGACGTCTTCGGCGTGCTCGAGGGCTTCGGTGTGCTCGAGGGCTTCGGAGAGCACGATGCCTCCGGCTTCGGCGAGCACGTGGGCTTCGGAGAGCACGACGCCTCTGGCTTCGGCGAGCACGTGGGCTTCGGTGAGCACGACGCCTCCGGCTTCGGCGAGCACGTCGGCTTCGGTGAGCACGACGCCTCCGGCTTCGGCGAGCACGTCGGCTTCGGTGAGCACGACGGCTCCGGGCGCGGGGTGCACGTGGGCTTCGGCGTTGCGGTTGGCGAAGGCGTAGGGGTGGCCGAGATCACCGAGGGCAGCATCGTCGGAGGGGTGGGCCCCGCCGCGATGGCGGTGAGCGGCAGGCTCAGCGCGGCCAGGATGGCGAGGGGAAGGATGCGGCGCATGGATGAGGGCCTCCTCTGGAGTTCGATTCGAATGGTTTCAGGGCCCACCGTGCGAATCCCTCTCACGCGCTCTGGTGCGATCCTCCGAAAGGCCGCAGCAAGCGCAAGTCAGAGGTCGGTCCCACGATCCTCGAGCACGCGCATCTCATCGAGGAACCGAAGACGCTCTCGACGCGTGGAGCGTCCAACGATGCCGCGCACACCGTTCTTCTCCCAGCACCAGCGCCGCTCGAGATCGCGGGCGCGCCTTGCGTGGCCCCATCCGCGGCCGCCGGAGCGCCGCTCTGCGTAGTCGGGATCCGGGTGCGGCAGCAGTCGGCGCAGCCCCCCCCACAATCCCGGCACCCGCTCGCATCGGGTGTCGTGGTCGACCCACACCCCCGCCATCTGTGCGACGCGCAAGCCTCGGCGGCTGCAGCGCAGGAAGAACTCCGCGTGCTCTGCCGCGAACACGCGCGCCTCCCACCCACCTGCAGCGCGCACCGAGTCTGTTCGAGCGAGCCACGAGTTCGACACGCGATCACAGTCCACCGCCCCATCGCCCACCACGCCGCGGTGACGGTAGAAGCGCTGGACCGCAAGCCCCTCGTGCATCTCGAAGATGGCGGTGCCATAATCGCCGCGTCCCTGGCACCCGGCCACCAGATCGTAGCCGGTGTCGTGGAGGAAGGTCAGCATGCGCCGCAGGTCGGTGGCCGACGTGAAGACGTGGTCGTCGTCACAGAGAAAGAAGAACGGGGTCTCGACGTGCGCGAGCAGCCGGTTGCGTCCGGCGCCCACCGTATGGGGCGCCCCCTCCGCAGGGTGCAGCCAGCGGATGGCGGGCTGAACGGCGGCGCCGTGCGGGAGCAACGTGTCTCGGCTGTTGTCGCAGACCAGAACCGGAACCGTGGGAAAGTACCGGCGCACCGATTCGAGGAATCGGACGATGCAGCATGGCCGATCGCAGGCCGTCACCACAATGGTGATCTCGCGGGCGAGGTCGCTGTCGTCTGGACCTTCGCTCTGAAGCCCACCGAGCAAGCGACGCCGCGCATCATCGTTCGCCCGCACCCGCGCCGACATCGCCGCACGCCGCTCGAGACGCGCCCAGAGCGCCGCAGCCCCGAGTGCGGCCGCCCACCAAAGCCCCCGCTTCCTCATCGCCCGTCCCCCGGGACGACCGCTGTCAACCACGGCATCGACACGGTATCGGTGACGAGTCCGCTGGCAATGCCCGCGAGTCGCTCGGTCTCGGTCCGGATGACAAGACGCTCGAACTCGTCACGCAGGTGTCCCGCGTGATAGAGCTCGAGCCAGCGGCGCCAGTGGGAGCCGATGGAAGGCGTGTAGCGCGGATTGGCGACCAGCGCAGCAGCACCGATGCGCACCTTGCGCTCGAACTGGCGGTAGCTGCGAATGGGTACATGCAGCACCTCAACCCCACGCCCCGAGACCCGACGCGTGAACGGGTCGACCTGCGCGTCGTGGTTGCCCATGTCGATGGCCCGCACGCGCTCCGGACGCACCATCACCTTGGGCTTGCTCGCGCGATAGATCCACGCGCCGTCTGAACGGGGTCGCGCCACGGCCACGAAGGTGCGCGCGTGAAGAGGCAGATCGGCGTCATCCGGGTCGACGGGCACCAGGTTTCTCGTGCGCACGCGGATGACAGAGGCCCAGTGTCGATTGAACACGTCTTTCAGGTCGCCCGAAGAAGGCACGAAGAACTCGTCGGCATCAGCGCAGATGACCGCGTCTGCACCCATCTCTTCCTGGGCGCGGCGAAGCAGGCGCGTCATGCGCTCCGCCTGGGGATAGTGCGGCGACGGATCGCGCTCGAGGGTCAAGACGCCCCGCTTCTCATAGTCGCGCAAGATGTCGAGCGTCTCGTCGGTGCTGCCGTTGTCGGCCACGAGCATGTGGTCGACTGCGTGCGCGAGATGGTGATCGATGGCGTGCGCAATGATGTCTGCCTCGTTGCGCACGAACATGATGGTGACGAGCGCGCGGGGACGGCTCATCTGCCCCCCCCCGGCCCATCACCGCTCGGCGGACAGGAGGTCGAGCCCTGACCGCGTCGGGCGCGCAGAGCCGTGCGGAAGACCGCGATGGGAGCGTGCATGGCGTCGAGCGGTTTCGTGCCGGCGCGATGCAACTCCTGGAGACAGCGACAGCGCTCAGGCCAGGGCGTCGATGGCATCGAGGGCCCCATCGGAGGTGCGGGGGACGAACTTGCGCGCGAACAGATGGCCGCTGCGCGCCAGTGCGGGAACATCATCGAGCGTGAGGGCGCGGGGGTGCGGTCCCCCGTCGAAGTCGATGAAGCGCAGGTTGTGCCCCGCCAGCGCGTGTCGGAACGGTGACTGCATGGCGATGCTCTGGAAGAGCATCTCGTCGGGCACGCGGGTGAGGCGAAAGAACCGCATCACATCCGGACGGCGGTCACAGAACGCGACGAAGTAGCGCGCCAGGGCGCCCGTGACGGTGAACCAGCCAGAGCCGAGGTGGATCTCGAGGGGCGGCGTGCGCGGCGCGAGGGCCGCGTTCAGCACGCGCTCGACGGGGCGACGCAGGCGCGCGCACGACAGCCACTGATCGAGGTGAAACCGCTCGTAGCGCGACGCCTCCTCGGGTCGCGCACGCACCTCGATGAACTCACCCCCGCCCGCGAGCAGGGAACGCATGGCGTCAGCCCCGCACAGCGGGTAGTCATGGCCGCTGAGCAGATGCACGTAGTCCGGCGATTCGCGCATCACGGCGCGCAATCCGCCGAGCGCGGCCCAGACCACGCTCATGCAGCCCCAGCGCACCGGGATGCGCGGTCTCACCCAGCGCACGTCGGGCGGAACGCCTTCCGAGAAGACGCGCAGGTCGGCGCGGGCGTCGAGATGCACGTAGACGGTCCCCATCTCGACCAGACGGCGCAGAAGGCGCCGCAGCTGGGCGGGATCGCGGTGGGCCAGAACCAGGCTTGCGATGCGCACGCCGCTCGCTTTTCACAGCCGTGCGCCCGCGTCCTGCCGCGGACGCGTGCCGTCTCGAAAGCCCCCGCGACCATGCCGCGCTGGCCCTTTCAGCGATGGCCTCTCGCTGCGCCGTCTGCCGGGAAGGTGCCATTCTCCACCCGAATCCACTGCGGCGGCAGCAGGGTGGCCATCAGCTGCGCATCGCCCTTGGAATCGGGCAGCCACCGCGATGGCGCGCGCACCGTCTTCTCGGGCGACGACGCGAGCCACGCCCCCCACCACGAGTAGGTGCTGTTGGCGATGATGTGATGACGGCACAGCGTCATCAACCGCAGATCGTTGACCGGATCGCGCTTAGACAGCGGCAGGTCGACGACCTCGCAGTCGGCCTGTGTGAAGTGCGAGCGACACCAGGCCGGGTCGTCAGAGAAGACGAAGAAGCGACAGGCCTCGTGCTGCTCGCGGCAGTGCTGCATCGCGGTGGCGTACCACGCGAGATCGAGCAGGTCGCGCCCGATGCGCAGATAGTCGGTGCGCCGCACATGAACGGCCACCGAGATGCACGCGGCGATGCGCGCCTCGACGGCCGCCGTGGCCGCGTCGTTCGGCGGCGTGATGACGAGCTCGCGTCGAATCGTGCTCGCGATCGCCTGGAAGTAGCGCTCGCTCTGGAAATAGCCGTTGAGACAGGTGTCATTGGGGAGATCGAGCACCGCCGAAGAGAATTCGAGCGACGGCTCTTCATAGGGGTGCAGGCCACGGCCGGGCGCGCGTGTCGAGAGCTCGGCCTCGAGGCTGAATCGACGCAGCTGGGCCACCACCCACGAGGCTCGCCAGTCGAGCAGGCGCCGCTTGTGCGAGAGGTTGAGGCGAAGCGTCGTGCCACGACGCAGCGCCAGCGCGCGGCCGGCCGCATACTCGAAGAGCCAGTTGCCCAGCCGACCGTTCAGCACGACTTCGATCACGCGAGGGGGTTTCCACACCCCCTGCACGGCTCCTGGAAGGGTTCGTGTCACGCTGCAACCGAACTGACGGCGAATGACCGACGTGGGCGTCTTCATCATGAGCCACCGCCAGACCGTCTCCGCCCAGCGTCTGGCTGAAGCATTCCGCCCCCTCGTGCCCACGTGGCTGGTCGACATGGGCTCGCTCCTGACCGAAGACGAGCGCGCCGGCTTCGACCGCGTGCTGCCCAATCTCTACTACGTCGGCGCCCTTCAAGAAGGGATGCGCTGGTTCGACACCCCCGGGCGATCGCGCGACGACGTTCTCCTGGTCATCACGGGGGACGTCTCGGTGCCAGACGCTGCCGCCCTCGTCGCCGACGTGCGCCAGGCCATGTCGAACCCTCGCGTGGGCGTCTATGCACCCGCCTGCCGCTCAGGGGTGCGCAGCATGCGCCATCATCCAGGCGCAAACCTGCGCACCGTTCCCTTCGTGGAGGGGTACTGCTTCGCGGCGCGCTTCCATCTGCTCGCCGATCTGCCTCTCGAACCCGAGGTGAATCGCATCGGATGGGGCATCGACGTCTATCTCGGCTTTCTGGCGCTGCGCTGCGGTCTCGTGAGCGTGGTCGACCATCGACGCCCCGTCGACCACCCGATCCGCACCGGTTACGCCAAGCGCGACGCGCGCGATCAGATGAACGCGTGGCTCGCGCGTCGGTCCTGGCCCGGACGGCTGTTCCGGTTTGTCACGAAGCTGCCCTTCGCCCATCACCCGCTCGCGGCCTCTACCATCGTGCGCCTGCCGTGGCGCGGCCTAGGGAGATGACGGCGCGCGCAGAGACGTTGCCGCGGCGTCGTATGCGCAGGTCAGGCTCCGATGGGGGTGCGTCCCCCCGCGCGGCGGATGCGGGCCAGCCAGTGATCGTTCGTCAGCCGCTCGAGCACATCGGCATCGAGGCGTGGCCCGAAGCGCTGCTGCCATGCCACCAGGCGTGCGGGCGTCACCTCGCGCCAGTCGTCGACGATGACGACAGGGTACTCGGCATAGAGCGCATCGAGAGGCGAGGTCTTGACGATGGGAATGGTCCCGAGAAACAGCGCCTCCCACACCCGGAAAGTATCCATGCCGTTCCCCTGCGGACACGCCTCGAACGCATGATCGCCATGCCGGCGCCAGCAGTCGACCTGACGCAGGCGGTGCTCAGGGAACCAGCAGTGGGCCTGCCCGTGCAACGCGGCGAAGGCCTCCACCCGCGCGGGGACCTTCTCATAGTGCGACATGATCTTGGAGTTCTTGGTGAACGTGCAGAGCACGCGCAACGGCCGGTCCCGGGGCAGCCCTTCGCGAACGCGACACAACGTGACCTGATCGCCGATGTCGTTGCGCGTGACGGTGAGATCGAGGGGCGTGCGACCGGCGAGCATGGTCAGGATGAAGCCGAGCCGCTTCTCGAGGCGCGTGTAGACGGGGTTGTCGAAGCCGATGGGCAGGCGGGTGAGCCTCTCGTGGGCATGGGGCACATCGCAGTTCTGCGCGAACCAGTGCAGGATGTGCGGGTGCTCGAGCAGCCCCTCGAAGCGCTTCACCGGGCTCAGGTCAGACTCACCGGTCACCAGCACGAAGGGGGCCGTGGCGTGCGGCAGCACGTGCGCGACGAACGCCGCGAGCTCGCTCGTCTTCACGTGAACCGATGCCCCCGCAGGGAGACGGGCCAGCCCAGGGCCGAGAAAGCGGGTCGGCACCTGGGGTCGTCGACGGTGCTCGATGTTCGAATCCCAGTCGACGACGAAATCACACCCCTCGCGCAGCCCTTCTGAGTGAACGAGGTGCAAGCCGCGCGCCGCGGCAGGGCAGTGACAGCCCAGGCCGGGCCGATGCGTGCAGAGCGTGGGGCGCAGGCGGGCACGCAGCGATCCGTGCCCCTCGGCCACGGCTCTGAGGGAACGCTGCAACAGGTCTTCGAGCGCAAGCAAGGTGCGCTTGACGAGATTCACGTGTCGGTGTTGGCGCCGTTCGCCATCGCCCCCTGCCGCGCGTTCCTCCGCCCCAGACCTGTCCACGCCGCGGCCACTGTCGAGGCCGCCCCACCCGGTCGCGAGGAGCCGAACGCACGACACGCAGAATACAGGCGCTCATGAGACCCCGCCCTGCGGCCTGCTGAGCCACACCCCTCGCCATGAAGCCATCGGTCTGCTTCGTCACATGTGAGCTCCACCCGTTCAACGGCGGCGGCATCGGCCGCCTGTTGCGCAACCTCATCGACGAGCACCACAGGGATGTCGACATGCACGTGATGCTCGCGTCGGCCTATCCCCTGCCCACGACCGACGGTGGCGGAACGCTCGAGGGCGTCACCGTGCATCACGCACCCATGAGCCGCTGGCACAAGCTCGTCGGCACGGCCCACGAGCACCGCATGTCACTCGAGATCTCTCACGCCCTGGTGCGGCTCGCAAAGACCGTGCGCTTCGACTTCGTCGAGTTCCACGACTTCCGCGGCTGGGGGGCGGCTGCGCTCGAGACGCGCGACTGGCAACACGGCCCCATCGTCGTTCGCCTGCACGGCACCACCGGCATCATCCGCGCCCACGAGGCGCGCGCGACCCCCATCGACGCGTTCAACGTCGCCCTCGAGCGACGGGCCCTCGACAGCGCCCATCGCCTCATTGCGCCGCTGCCATCGGTGATCGACGCCTACCAGCGGTTCTATGGGTTTCCCGACGCCTGGCGCCGGCGCGTGGAGATCGCGTTCCCACCCGTTGCCCCGCCGTCGGCGGAATGCGTGCAGCGGCCGGCGCGCGAACGCGACCTGGTGTTTGTGACCCGCGTGTCACGCGTGAAGCAACCCGACCTCTTCGTGCAGGCGGCGGCCCGCTTCATGCAGCGCGTACCCGAGTTTGCGGGGCGCGCCGTTCTCGCAAGCACGGTGGAAGACGCGGGCCTCTTCGCCGAGGTGATGTCTGCCATCGACCGCGACCTTGCAGACCGGTTCGTGCACGTGACCGATCCGCAAGCGCGCGCGGCTGCCGTGACCGGCAGCATTGCGGTCATCCCCTCGAGCTTCGAGACGCTCTCCCTGGCGGCCTATGAAGCCGCGGCCAGCGGCGCCACCCTGGTGGTGAACCAACGCTGCCCCGCCTTCGCCGACGGCACGCCGTTCGCCGCGCCTGAAGCGGCCTTCCGCTTCGACGGGACCGTCGACGACCTCACCCGATGCCTCGAGATGGCCTGGCGGTCGCCACGGCTCCCCGGTCCACGATGGCAGGCCGATCGCCCTTACTGGGAGCGCCCGCAACACCCCGCGTGAAGGTCACACACTCCCCTGCCCCACAGGCCAGCGTGGGCGCAACAGGGCAAGCGCACGACGAGAACGAACGGGGCCGTTCAGTCGAGAATCGGAGAGCGACATGCTGAAATCGATCGCAAAGATCGCGGCCCTGTCAGCAGCGGCGAAGCTGGCACACATGGTCTACCTCGAGCTGCGCAACGCCCATCACGTCTGGCACGACCCATGCATCACCCCCGCGGCGACGCGCGACGAGATCATTCACGTCGTGCGCACCTTCGCACGCGTGGCCGATGCCCACGGCCTGCGCTGGTGGCTCGACTACGGCACCCTGCTCGGCGCCTGGCGCATCAGCGGTCAGATGCCCTTCGACCACGACTGTGACGTATCGCTGATGGCCGAGGACATCGAGATCGCCCGCGCCTGCGCACGAGAGCTGGCCGACCACGGAATCGAGCTGCGGCTCGAGCGCACCTCTCTCTTCTACAAGGGCAGGAAGATCGGTGACGCCGAGCTCTGGTACAGGCACGGCGACCTGCTGTGCCGCGAAGCCGATCTGTCGACCCGCGAGGGGCTGCTCATCTGGTTGCGCAGATACACCGACGACTTTCCCGCCGCGTGGGTCGAGAAGCGCTGGGAGATCATGTTCGAAGGTGACTTCTACCCTTGCCCCAGCAGGCCTGAGCGCCTGCTGCGCAAGCGATATCCCACCTGCTGGCTGAGCCTGAGAATGGTCTTTCCGCACAAGCAGCGATGCTGGTTCTCTGCAGACTTCTGGAAGGCGGCGTGGATGATCTGGCGCTCGCGCCAGGGCCCCGTGCTGCGCAGACCCGAGACCCGGTAGCGTCTCCACGGGCCTGATGGCGGCAGACCGAGGGGCGTCAGCGCGAGGCCTGCCGCACCCCGAGAGGCCCAGACATCGGCGTCTCGCGCTGCCCCTCGATGAGCTGCCACCATCGCTCTCCCACCTCGCGAGGAGCAAGACCCTGAATGGCGCTCAGATTCGCGCTCCCCGCCTCGCGCATGCGTGACGCATCGAGGGCCTCGGTGAGCCGGGCCTCGAGATTCGCAGCGTCTCGAAAGAAAGACACCTGCAGACCGAGACGAGCGGTCTCGGCCCGTATCACCGGCAGGTCTGACGCGATGATGGCACGGCCATGCTGGGCCGCCAGGTGCATCACGCCCGATGTGCCCGAATCGCTCTCGTACGGAAGCACGACGGCTCGGGCGCGACGAAACAGCGCCGGCAGATCACGTTCCTCGACATACCCCTCGAACGTCACGCGCGCATCGGCCACCCGCCGCCGTAGCGCTTCGAGAAACCCCGGGAAACGAGGATGAGACGCCCCCGCCACGATGAGACGCGCGCCCGGTACGCGGCGCACCGCCGCTATCAGCCCCTCGAGGCTCTTGCCCGGCCCCCAGTAGCCGAAGGCAAGCAGGGTCGGCGCCCCGTCTGCCTCTTCAAACCCGGGCTCCCCGAGCGGCCCCAGAAGGCCGTGCTCCATGTGCAAGGTCATCGCCGACCGATACCGCTCGCGAAAGTACGCCACGTCACGCGGCAGGGTGAAGGCCACGGCGTGGGCTCGGGCGGCGAGCATGCAGGCCACGTGGATGCCGATGTGGTGCCAGGGTGCCAGCCGGTAGCGGGATGTGCCGGTGAGCGTCTGGGGAAGGTAGTGCAGCAGCACGATGGTGCGTGTCTCACGGGCCACCCTCGCCATGCCCCAGAACGCCGAGAGATTCGAGACGTTCGATCCCCACGCATTGAAGCTCGCGTTGAACAGCACGGCGTCGGGGCGCAA
This region of Pseudomonadota bacterium genomic DNA includes:
- the serC gene encoding 3-phosphoserine/phosphohydroxythreonine transaminase; the encoded protein is MTSTTAKRIFNFSAGPAVLPVPVLEEVQRDMLSLPGVGMSVLEISHRSKTFDAIHAQAIEDLRALLNIPANYHVLFLQGGASLQFSMVPMNIMKPGGKADYIITGAWSKKAMKEAKRVGTCNVAASTESESFTRIPTQAELKLDPEADYVHFTSNNTIFGTQWKTEPEVGHVPLVCDASSDIMWRPLDINKYGLIYAGAQKNIGPSGVTLVIVRDDLIARCDPNLHTMLSFKTHVDNNSLYNTPPVFGIYMIGLVGKYLRSIGGLEAMQALNEKKAGILYDAIDGSGGYYRGTAQTSSRSLMNVTFRLPSEDLEKKFNSEATAAGFDGLKGHRDVGGMRASIYNAFPIEGVEALVTFMADFQKKNG
- a CDS encoding aldehyde dehydrogenase family protein; this encodes MQAETRLEPIVVTSPFDGRTLGTVPAASTDDVRAAIGRADAAAEGWADLGVDARLRLLTAARGVLLARKDELARLVASEQGKPVMEALVAEIMSGLSALTYYIHETPKLLADAPRRHRLPFLADKHARLEVRPRGVTSVLSPWNYPFAIPFCEIAANLAAGNVVLLRPSTSTPLIALALIDIFHAAGVPRDVLQVITCRTREADPLVTDPRVRLLIFTGSTAVGRELMGRASKTLCRTVLELGGKDPFIVFADAPLERASRCAVWSAFMNAGQTCSSTERVYVHRSVIERFTERVVELTRALRVGDPLAPGTDVGPMTTADGVATVEAQVADALAHGAEVVIGGTRGEGRFFAPTVLRNVTHEMRVMRDETFGPLLPIMAFDSEDEAIRLANACDYGLTASVWTADRTLARRVTRRLESGTVTVNDANFTFAEAGAPWGGPKGSGIGRTHGPEGFAELVEVKFVSEDWSMRNRQLWWFPYEPARTRLFSTSFELLFSPSLTTRVASLVGLVPWMPLLAREADLPVILSRIPRMLTD
- a CDS encoding glycosyltransferase family 2 protein; this encodes MRKRGLWWAAALGAAALWARLERRAAMSARVRANDDARRRLLGGLQSEGPDDSDLAREITIVVTACDRPCCIVRFLESVRRYFPTVPVLVCDNSRDTLLPHGAAVQPAIRWLHPAEGAPHTVGAGRNRLLAHVETPFFFLCDDDHVFTSATDLRRMLTFLHDTGYDLVAGCQGRGDYGTAIFEMHEGLAVQRFYRHRGVVGDGAVDCDRVSNSWLARTDSVRAAGGWEARVFAAEHAEFFLRCSRRGLRVAQMAGVWVDHDTRCERVPGLWGGLRRLLPHPDPDYAERRSGGRGWGHARRARDLERRWCWEKNGVRGIVGRSTRRERLRFLDEMRVLEDRGTDL
- a CDS encoding glycosyltransferase — its product is MSRPRALVTIMFVRNEADIIAHAIDHHLAHAVDHMLVADNGSTDETLDILRDYEKRGVLTLERDPSPHYPQAERMTRLLRRAQEEMGADAVICADADEFFVPSSGDLKDVFNRHWASVIRVRTRNLVPVDPDDADLPLHARTFVAVARPRSDGAWIYRASKPKVMVRPERVRAIDMGNHDAQVDPFTRRVSGRGVEVLHVPIRSYRQFERKVRIGAAALVANPRYTPSIGSHWRRWLELYHAGHLRDEFERLVIRTETERLAGIASGLVTDTVSMPWLTAVVPGDGR
- a CDS encoding glycosyl transferase; protein product: MRIASLVLAHRDPAQLRRLLRRLVEMGTVYVHLDARADLRVFSEGVPPDVRWVRPRIPVRWGCMSVVWAALGGLRAVMRESPDYVHLLSGHDYPLCGADAMRSLLAGGGEFIEVRARPEEASRYERFHLDQWLSCARLRRPVERVLNAALAPRTPPLEIHLGSGWFTVTGALARYFVAFCDRRPDVMRFFRLTRVPDEMLFQSIAMQSPFRHALAGHNLRFIDFDGGPHPRALTLDDVPALARSGHLFARKFVPRTSDGALDAIDALA
- a CDS encoding alpha-1,2-fucosyltransferase; translation: MSTSHVGTRGRNASARRWAETVWRWLMMKTPTSVIRRQFGCSVTRTLPGAVQGVWKPPRVIEVVLNGRLGNWLFEYAAGRALALRRGTTLRLNLSHKRRLLDWRASWVVAQLRRFSLEAELSTRAPGRGLHPYEEPSLEFSSAVLDLPNDTCLNGYFQSERYFQAIASTIRRELVITPPNDAATAAVEARIAACISVAVHVRRTDYLRIGRDLLDLAWYATAMQHCREQHEACRFFVFSDDPAWCRSHFTQADCEVVDLPLSKRDPVNDLRLMTLCRHHIIANSTYSWWGAWLASSPEKTVRAPSRWLPDSKGDAQLMATLLPPQWIRVENGTFPADGAARGHR